One window of Strigops habroptila isolate Jane chromosome Z, bStrHab1.2.pri, whole genome shotgun sequence genomic DNA carries:
- the LOC115619755 gene encoding F-box only protein 31-like isoform X1, which translates to MAVCARLCGVGPARGCRRRGAAREQRRGGAGDSEPDTDTDPEEAGGGGAAEDEEAAERIEGGRPVPHPAEASPAGRAPLSLLELPPELLVQIFGSLPGTDLPSLARVCTTFRRILRTDTIWRRRCREEYGVCENLRKLEITGVSCRDVYAKRINPRVKSGRFMKILPDYEHMEYRDVYTCLLHRYRHILGLWQPDIGPYGGLLNVVVDGLFIIGWMYLPPHDPHVDDPMRFKPLFRIHLMERKCATVECMYGHKGPHNGHIQIVKKDEFSTKCNQTDHHRMSGGRQEEFRTWLREEWGRTLEDIFHEHMQELILMKFIYTSQYDNCLTYRRIYLPPSSPDDLIKPGLFKGTYGSHGLEIVMLSFHGKKAKGTKITGDPNIPAGQQTVEIDLAHPLQLPDIENLRDFSELSRIVLEVQEQVRREEQEQEHRQEEEDASQPAAKALGGEGAEGEDTAAGAEGTTQDKAPPSQPFVLPMGVISRNEDYPRTCRICYYGTGLIAGHGFTSPERTPGVFVLFDDDRFGFIWLELKSFSLYSRIKVAFQNAEAPSREAFDEMLKNIQSLAT; encoded by the exons ATGGCGGTGTGCGCCCGGCTGTGCGGGGTGGGCCCGGCCCGCGGCTGCcgccggcggggagcggcgcgggAGCAGCGGCGCGGCGGCGCCGGGGACAGCGAGCCGGACACCGACACCGACCCCGAGgaggcgggaggcggcggcgccgcGGAGGACGAGGAGGCGGCGGAGCGCATCGAAGGCGGGCGGCCCGTGCCGCACCCCGCCGAGGCCAGCCCGGCCGGGCGGGCCCCGCTGTCCCTCCTGGAGCTGCCCCCTGAGCTCCTGGTGCAGATCTTCGGCTCCCTGCCCGGTACCGATTTGCCCAGCCTGGCCCGCGTCTGCACCACGTTCCGCCGCATCCTCCGCACCGACACGATCTGGCGGCGGCGCTGCCGCGAAG AATACGGGGTCTGTGAAAACCTGCGGAAGTTGGAGATCACAGGAGTGTCCTGTCGAGATGTTTATGCCAAGC GTATAAACCCACGAGTGAAGTCGGGGCGTTTTATGAAAATCCTTCCCGACTACGAGCACATGGAGTACAGAGATGTTTACACCTGCC TGCTGCACCGATACCGACACATCCTGGGGTTATGGCAGCCGGACATCGGGCCCTATGGGGGACTGCTGAACGTGGTG gTAGATGGCTTGTTCATCATCGGGTGGATGTACTTACCACCTCATGACCCTCATGTTGATGATCCGATGAGGTTCAAACCTCTCTTCAGGATTCATCTCATGGAAAGGAAGTGTGCAACGGTCGAGTGTATGTATGGTCATAAGGGACCTCATAACGGCCATATCCAG ATTGTAAAGAAGGATGAGTTCTCCACGAAATGCAACCAGACAGATCACCATCGGATGTCAGGGGGAAGACAAGAG GAATTCCGGACCTGGCTAAGGGAAGAGTGGGGTCGGACTCTGGAAGACATCTTCCACGAACACATGCAAGAGCTTATCTTAATGAAGTTCATCTACACCAGCCAATATGA CAACTGCCTGACATACCGACGCATCTACCTCCCTCCTAGTAGCCCTGATGACCTTATAAAGCCAGGTCTCTTCAAAGGAACGTATGGGAGCCATGGGCTGGAGATTGTCATGTTGAGCTTTcatgggaagaaagcaaaggggaCTAAAATCACT GGAGATCCCAACATCCCGGCTGGGCAGCAGACTGTGGAGATTGACCTGGCTCATCCTCTGCAGCTGCCCGACATCGAGAACCTTCGTGATTTCAGTGAGCTCTCTCGCATTGTCCTGGAGGTCCAGGAGCAGGTGCGTCgggaagagcaggagcaggaacaccggcaggaggaagaggatgcctcccagcctgctgcaaaGGCCTTGGGAGGAGAAGGTGCTGAGGGAGAAGACACTGCAGCGGGAGCGGAGGGGACGACCCAGGACAAGGCACCACCTTCCCAGCCCTTCGTGCTGCCCATGGGAGTCATATCGAGGAATGAAGACTATCCCCGGACCTGCCGAATTTG TTATTATGGGACGGGGCTTATTGCTGGCCACGGCTTCACCAGCCCCGAGCGAACACCGGGTGTGTTTGTTCTCTTTGATGACGACCGCTTCGGATTCATCTGGCTGGAGCTCAAGTCCTTCAGTCTCTACAGCCGGATCAAGGTGGCCTTCCAGAACGCCGAAGCACCTTCCCGTGAGGCTTTcgatgaaatgctgaaaaacattCAGTCGCTGGCTACTTGA
- the LOC115619755 gene encoding F-box only protein 31-like isoform X2, protein MAVCARLCGVGPARGCRRRGAAREQRRGGAGDSEPDTDTDPEEAGGGGAAEDEEAAERIEGGRPVPHPAEASPAGRAPLSLLELPPELLVQIFGSLPGTDLPSLARVCTTFRRILRTDTIWRRRCREEYGVCENLRKLEITGVSCRDVYAKLLHRYRHILGLWQPDIGPYGGLLNVVVDGLFIIGWMYLPPHDPHVDDPMRFKPLFRIHLMERKCATVECMYGHKGPHNGHIQIVKKDEFSTKCNQTDHHRMSGGRQEEFRTWLREEWGRTLEDIFHEHMQELILMKFIYTSQYDNCLTYRRIYLPPSSPDDLIKPGLFKGTYGSHGLEIVMLSFHGKKAKGTKITGDPNIPAGQQTVEIDLAHPLQLPDIENLRDFSELSRIVLEVQEQVRREEQEQEHRQEEEDASQPAAKALGGEGAEGEDTAAGAEGTTQDKAPPSQPFVLPMGVISRNEDYPRTCRICYYGTGLIAGHGFTSPERTPGVFVLFDDDRFGFIWLELKSFSLYSRIKVAFQNAEAPSREAFDEMLKNIQSLAT, encoded by the exons ATGGCGGTGTGCGCCCGGCTGTGCGGGGTGGGCCCGGCCCGCGGCTGCcgccggcggggagcggcgcgggAGCAGCGGCGCGGCGGCGCCGGGGACAGCGAGCCGGACACCGACACCGACCCCGAGgaggcgggaggcggcggcgccgcGGAGGACGAGGAGGCGGCGGAGCGCATCGAAGGCGGGCGGCCCGTGCCGCACCCCGCCGAGGCCAGCCCGGCCGGGCGGGCCCCGCTGTCCCTCCTGGAGCTGCCCCCTGAGCTCCTGGTGCAGATCTTCGGCTCCCTGCCCGGTACCGATTTGCCCAGCCTGGCCCGCGTCTGCACCACGTTCCGCCGCATCCTCCGCACCGACACGATCTGGCGGCGGCGCTGCCGCGAAG AATACGGGGTCTGTGAAAACCTGCGGAAGTTGGAGATCACAGGAGTGTCCTGTCGAGATGTTTATGCCAAGC TGCTGCACCGATACCGACACATCCTGGGGTTATGGCAGCCGGACATCGGGCCCTATGGGGGACTGCTGAACGTGGTG gTAGATGGCTTGTTCATCATCGGGTGGATGTACTTACCACCTCATGACCCTCATGTTGATGATCCGATGAGGTTCAAACCTCTCTTCAGGATTCATCTCATGGAAAGGAAGTGTGCAACGGTCGAGTGTATGTATGGTCATAAGGGACCTCATAACGGCCATATCCAG ATTGTAAAGAAGGATGAGTTCTCCACGAAATGCAACCAGACAGATCACCATCGGATGTCAGGGGGAAGACAAGAG GAATTCCGGACCTGGCTAAGGGAAGAGTGGGGTCGGACTCTGGAAGACATCTTCCACGAACACATGCAAGAGCTTATCTTAATGAAGTTCATCTACACCAGCCAATATGA CAACTGCCTGACATACCGACGCATCTACCTCCCTCCTAGTAGCCCTGATGACCTTATAAAGCCAGGTCTCTTCAAAGGAACGTATGGGAGCCATGGGCTGGAGATTGTCATGTTGAGCTTTcatgggaagaaagcaaaggggaCTAAAATCACT GGAGATCCCAACATCCCGGCTGGGCAGCAGACTGTGGAGATTGACCTGGCTCATCCTCTGCAGCTGCCCGACATCGAGAACCTTCGTGATTTCAGTGAGCTCTCTCGCATTGTCCTGGAGGTCCAGGAGCAGGTGCGTCgggaagagcaggagcaggaacaccggcaggaggaagaggatgcctcccagcctgctgcaaaGGCCTTGGGAGGAGAAGGTGCTGAGGGAGAAGACACTGCAGCGGGAGCGGAGGGGACGACCCAGGACAAGGCACCACCTTCCCAGCCCTTCGTGCTGCCCATGGGAGTCATATCGAGGAATGAAGACTATCCCCGGACCTGCCGAATTTG TTATTATGGGACGGGGCTTATTGCTGGCCACGGCTTCACCAGCCCCGAGCGAACACCGGGTGTGTTTGTTCTCTTTGATGACGACCGCTTCGGATTCATCTGGCTGGAGCTCAAGTCCTTCAGTCTCTACAGCCGGATCAAGGTGGCCTTCCAGAACGCCGAAGCACCTTCCCGTGAGGCTTTcgatgaaatgctgaaaaacattCAGTCGCTGGCTACTTGA
- the LOC115619755 gene encoding F-box only protein 31-like isoform X3, protein MKILPDYEHMEYRDVYTCLLHRYRHILGLWQPDIGPYGGLLNVVVDGLFIIGWMYLPPHDPHVDDPMRFKPLFRIHLMERKCATVECMYGHKGPHNGHIQIVKKDEFSTKCNQTDHHRMSGGRQEEFRTWLREEWGRTLEDIFHEHMQELILMKFIYTSQYDNCLTYRRIYLPPSSPDDLIKPGLFKGTYGSHGLEIVMLSFHGKKAKGTKITGDPNIPAGQQTVEIDLAHPLQLPDIENLRDFSELSRIVLEVQEQVRREEQEQEHRQEEEDASQPAAKALGGEGAEGEDTAAGAEGTTQDKAPPSQPFVLPMGVISRNEDYPRTCRICYYGTGLIAGHGFTSPERTPGVFVLFDDDRFGFIWLELKSFSLYSRIKVAFQNAEAPSREAFDEMLKNIQSLAT, encoded by the exons ATGAAAATCCTTCCCGACTACGAGCACATGGAGTACAGAGATGTTTACACCTGCC TGCTGCACCGATACCGACACATCCTGGGGTTATGGCAGCCGGACATCGGGCCCTATGGGGGACTGCTGAACGTGGTG gTAGATGGCTTGTTCATCATCGGGTGGATGTACTTACCACCTCATGACCCTCATGTTGATGATCCGATGAGGTTCAAACCTCTCTTCAGGATTCATCTCATGGAAAGGAAGTGTGCAACGGTCGAGTGTATGTATGGTCATAAGGGACCTCATAACGGCCATATCCAG ATTGTAAAGAAGGATGAGTTCTCCACGAAATGCAACCAGACAGATCACCATCGGATGTCAGGGGGAAGACAAGAG GAATTCCGGACCTGGCTAAGGGAAGAGTGGGGTCGGACTCTGGAAGACATCTTCCACGAACACATGCAAGAGCTTATCTTAATGAAGTTCATCTACACCAGCCAATATGA CAACTGCCTGACATACCGACGCATCTACCTCCCTCCTAGTAGCCCTGATGACCTTATAAAGCCAGGTCTCTTCAAAGGAACGTATGGGAGCCATGGGCTGGAGATTGTCATGTTGAGCTTTcatgggaagaaagcaaaggggaCTAAAATCACT GGAGATCCCAACATCCCGGCTGGGCAGCAGACTGTGGAGATTGACCTGGCTCATCCTCTGCAGCTGCCCGACATCGAGAACCTTCGTGATTTCAGTGAGCTCTCTCGCATTGTCCTGGAGGTCCAGGAGCAGGTGCGTCgggaagagcaggagcaggaacaccggcaggaggaagaggatgcctcccagcctgctgcaaaGGCCTTGGGAGGAGAAGGTGCTGAGGGAGAAGACACTGCAGCGGGAGCGGAGGGGACGACCCAGGACAAGGCACCACCTTCCCAGCCCTTCGTGCTGCCCATGGGAGTCATATCGAGGAATGAAGACTATCCCCGGACCTGCCGAATTTG TTATTATGGGACGGGGCTTATTGCTGGCCACGGCTTCACCAGCCCCGAGCGAACACCGGGTGTGTTTGTTCTCTTTGATGACGACCGCTTCGGATTCATCTGGCTGGAGCTCAAGTCCTTCAGTCTCTACAGCCGGATCAAGGTGGCCTTCCAGAACGCCGAAGCACCTTCCCGTGAGGCTTTcgatgaaatgctgaaaaacattCAGTCGCTGGCTACTTGA
- the LOC115619755 gene encoding F-box only protein 31-like isoform X4: protein MYLPPHDPHVDDPMRFKPLFRIHLMERKCATVECMYGHKGPHNGHIQIVKKDEFSTKCNQTDHHRMSGGRQEEFRTWLREEWGRTLEDIFHEHMQELILMKFIYTSQYDNCLTYRRIYLPPSSPDDLIKPGLFKGTYGSHGLEIVMLSFHGKKAKGTKITGDPNIPAGQQTVEIDLAHPLQLPDIENLRDFSELSRIVLEVQEQVRREEQEQEHRQEEEDASQPAAKALGGEGAEGEDTAAGAEGTTQDKAPPSQPFVLPMGVISRNEDYPRTCRICYYGTGLIAGHGFTSPERTPGVFVLFDDDRFGFIWLELKSFSLYSRIKVAFQNAEAPSREAFDEMLKNIQSLAT, encoded by the exons ATGTACTTACCACCTCATGACCCTCATGTTGATGATCCGATGAGGTTCAAACCTCTCTTCAGGATTCATCTCATGGAAAGGAAGTGTGCAACGGTCGAGTGTATGTATGGTCATAAGGGACCTCATAACGGCCATATCCAG ATTGTAAAGAAGGATGAGTTCTCCACGAAATGCAACCAGACAGATCACCATCGGATGTCAGGGGGAAGACAAGAG GAATTCCGGACCTGGCTAAGGGAAGAGTGGGGTCGGACTCTGGAAGACATCTTCCACGAACACATGCAAGAGCTTATCTTAATGAAGTTCATCTACACCAGCCAATATGA CAACTGCCTGACATACCGACGCATCTACCTCCCTCCTAGTAGCCCTGATGACCTTATAAAGCCAGGTCTCTTCAAAGGAACGTATGGGAGCCATGGGCTGGAGATTGTCATGTTGAGCTTTcatgggaagaaagcaaaggggaCTAAAATCACT GGAGATCCCAACATCCCGGCTGGGCAGCAGACTGTGGAGATTGACCTGGCTCATCCTCTGCAGCTGCCCGACATCGAGAACCTTCGTGATTTCAGTGAGCTCTCTCGCATTGTCCTGGAGGTCCAGGAGCAGGTGCGTCgggaagagcaggagcaggaacaccggcaggaggaagaggatgcctcccagcctgctgcaaaGGCCTTGGGAGGAGAAGGTGCTGAGGGAGAAGACACTGCAGCGGGAGCGGAGGGGACGACCCAGGACAAGGCACCACCTTCCCAGCCCTTCGTGCTGCCCATGGGAGTCATATCGAGGAATGAAGACTATCCCCGGACCTGCCGAATTTG TTATTATGGGACGGGGCTTATTGCTGGCCACGGCTTCACCAGCCCCGAGCGAACACCGGGTGTGTTTGTTCTCTTTGATGACGACCGCTTCGGATTCATCTGGCTGGAGCTCAAGTCCTTCAGTCTCTACAGCCGGATCAAGGTGGCCTTCCAGAACGCCGAAGCACCTTCCCGTGAGGCTTTcgatgaaatgctgaaaaacattCAGTCGCTGGCTACTTGA